GATCGGACGGAACGGGTCCTCGCGCCAGTACATCGCCACCGACCCGAAGCCGGATAGCCGCACCGGAATGATCCGCATCGCCCGCATCTGAGAAAACCGCAGCGCCGCCCGGTGCGAAGCCACGCCGATCATGTCGCTGTTGTTGATCAACGTGAGATTGATGGTCACCGAATTCGATTCGACGTGGTCCGGCGGCGGCGCCTGGCCCGCCGCCGCCAGCGCCGCGTCCACCGCATTGCGGATGGGCGTGCCCTTGGGCCACAGGATCCAGCGGTAAGAAAGCAGGTCCGGCCAAGAGGGCTGCTCGATCGCGAACAGCGGATGGCGCGGCCGCGCAACCAGATGGATGGGTTCCAGGTACAGGGCCTCGAAGCGGATCGCCGGGTCGTGATGCTCCGGCGCCGAACGTCCCACCACGATGTCCAGGTCGCCCTGCGCCAACTGCGCCAGCAGTTGGTCGGTCGTGCCCTCCACCAGCTTGACGCGGGCCTGTGGCATGCGCTCGAGCAGCTTCATCACCGCCAGCGGCACCGTGTCCGACGCCGACGCGCCCGACGCGCCTATCACCACCCGGCCGCCGCCGCCCTCGCGCAAGGCCGCCATGTCCGCGCTGGCGCGATCCAGTTGCGCCTCCACCCGCTGGGCATGCGCGATCAGCACGTCGCCGTGCGGCGTGGGCCGCAGGCCGCGCGCATGCCGTTCGAACAACGGCAGCCCGATGTCGTCTTCCAGATCCTTCAGCCACTTGGACAAGCCCGGCTGCGTCGTATTGAGCATCGCGGCCGAGTGGCTGATGTTGCGGGTCTGGGCCAGGCTGAGCAGCATTTTCAGATTGCGCAGGCGCAACCGGTGGGTCCAGTCCATGCAGGCCCTCGTCTCGTCTATGTATATTCTTATTGGTATGGATAATAAGATAAATTCATTTCAAAACACATAGCTCCTTACGCATAATCGTCTCCATATCAGGACCAGCCGCGAACCACGCGGCGGCCACGCGAAGCCGGCGCCAGCCGGACATTCCGGAGACAAGCATGCCCGACGGTCACCCCCCCGGCGCGGACCGCGCCGCCTATTACGCACGCATTGCCAGAAAACACATGGCGCCCCTGTGGGAGTCGCTGCACAACCTGGTGCCGCGCGAACCCGCGCCGCGTTGCGTCCCCGCCATCTGGAAGTACGAAGACGTGCGCGACGACGTCATGGCGTCCGGTTCGCTCATTACGGCGGAAGAAGCCGTGCGGCGCGTGCTCATCCTGGAGAATCCCGGCCTGCCCGGCCAGGCCAGCATCACGCAGAGCCTGTACGCGGGCCTGCAACTGATCCTGCCCGGCGAGATCGCGCCCAGCCACCGCCACACGCAGTCGGCCCTGCGCTTCATCGTCGAAGGCCGCGGCGCCTACACCGCGGTCAACGGCGAACGCACCACCATGCACCCCGGCGACTTCATCATCACCCCGTCATGGACCTGGCACGACCATGGCAACGCCGAAACCGCCGAAGGCGGCGAGCCCGTGGTCTGGCTGGACGGCCTGGACATTCCGCTGCTGCGCTTCCTGGACGCGGGTTTCGCCGAAAACTATCCCTCGGCCACACAACCCGTGACCCGCCCCGAGGGCGACAGCATGGCGCGCTACGGCCACAACATGGCGCCGGTGCGCCACCAGACCTCCAGCGGCACCTCGCCCATCTTCAACTATCCCTATGAACGCAGCCGCGAGGCGCTGGACCAGCTCTACCGCCACGGCGAGCTGGATCCCTGGGACGGCGTGAAGCTGCGCTACCTGAATCCGGCCACCGGCGGCTACCCCATGCCGACCATGGCCACCTTCATGCAATTCCTGCCTGCCGGATTCCAGGGCAAGACCTGCCGCAGCACCGACTCCACTGTCTACAGCGTGGTCGAAGGCCGCGGCACCGCGCGCATCGGCGACCAGGAATTCCACTTCGGGCCGCGCGACGTCTTCGTCGCGCCGTCCTGGCAGCCGGTGCAGTTGGCCGCGCTGGACGACGCCACCCTGTTCAGCTATTCCGACCGCCCCGTGCAGGACGCGCTGGGCGTGTGGCGCGAAGCGCGCGTCGGCTAGAAGCCGGCGCGCTCCCTCCGCTTCCATTTCAGGCCGGGGCCGCGCCAGGCCCCGCTCCGCATTCCTTAAAGGTGACCCATGTCTTTCGTCTTCGACCCCGCAGCCCCCATCGCCGTGCCCGTTGCCGGCAGCCAGGACAGCTTTCCCGTGCGCCGCGTCTATTGCGTCGGCCGCAACTACGCCGCCCATGCCCGCGAAATGGGCTTCGACCCCGACCGCGAACCGCCGTTCTTCTTCTGCAAGCCGGCCGACGCCGTGGTGCCGGTGGCAGAAGGCAGCACCCTGTCGCTGCCCTATCCTTCTGAGACCGCCAATCTGCACTATGAGATCGAACTGGTGGCGGCCATTGGCAAGGGCGGCGCCAACATCTCCGTCGACGAGGCCCTGCAACACGTCTGGGGCTATGCCGTGGGCCTGGACATGACCCGCCGCGACCTGCAGATGAAGATGCGCGAGGCCGGCCGCCCGTGGGAACTGGGCAAGGCCTTCGACCAGAGCGCGCCCATCGGCCCCCTGCATCCTGCTGGCGCAGTCAAGAACATCGACCAGGCCGCCATCTGGCTGCAGGTCAACGGCGCCGACAAACAAAGAAGCGACATCGGCAAGCTGATCTGGTCAGTCGCCGAAACCGTCGCCTACCTGTCCAAGTACTTCCGCCTGGAAGCCGGCGACCTGATCTACACCGGCACGCCCGAAGGCGTAGGCCCGGTGGTGCGCGGCGACAAGATGGTCGGCGGCGTGGACGGCCTGGGCACGCTCAGCGTGCAGATGGCGTGAACCCTCCGGAAATCCGCATGCAACTGCACAGCTTCTTCAATAGTTCCACCTCTTATCGCGTGCGCATCGCGCTGGCGCTCAAGGGTTTGCCGTACGAGTACCTGCCCGTGAACCTGCGCAAGCAGGAGCAGCGCGCCGCGGATTACGTGGCCAAGAATCCCTCGGCGGGCGTACCCCTGTTGATCGATGGCGACACCCAGCTGTCGCAGTCGCTGGCCATCATCGACTACCTGGACGCGACCCATCCCGAGCCGCGCCTGATCCCGGCCGGCACGCTGGAACGCGCCCGCGTGCTGGAGCTTTCCGACGCCATTTCCTGCGACATCCACCCCGTCAACAACATGCGCATCCTGCGCTATCTGCAGGACGTGCTGGGCGCCAGCGAAGAACAGAAGAACGCCTGGTACCACCACTGGATCCGCGAAGGCATGACGGCCGTGGAAGCGCTGTTGGCGCGCCACGGCCACGGCGCCTATTGCTACGGCGACGCGCCCACGCTGGCGGACTGCTGCCTGGTGCCGCAGATGGCCAATGCCCAGCGCATGGGCTGCGACCTGTCGGCCTATCCGCGCGCCATGCGCGTCTATGAGTACTGCAATGCGCAGCCCGCCTTCCAGCAGGCGGCCCCCACCCAGCAACCGGACTACACCAAGTGAGCAACCAGGAACCCGACACCCAGGGCGCGCCGCTGCGCGAATACACCGATCCCGCCTACCGCCCTCTATGCGCCACCCTGGCGGACGTGCGCGCCAACATCGACCGGTTGGACGACGAGATCGTGCGCCTGATCGCCGAGCGCGCCATGTACGTGAAGGACGCCGCGCGCTTCAAGCGCGACGCCTTCCAGGTCAGCGCCCCGGCCCGCCAGGCCCAGGTCTTCGAAAAGGCGCGCCTGCTGGCCGAACGCCACAACCAGGGCTTCGCCAATCTGGACCAGGTCGTGGACGCCACCTATCGCGCCATGGTCGCGGCCTTCATCGCCAACGAACAAACCTATTTCAACACCATGAAGGATCTCGGAGACACCCATGCATAAGCCCTACGCGCGCCGTATCGCCGCCCATGCGCTGATCCTGGGATTGGCCGCGCTTGCGCCGCTGGCCGCCGCGCAAGCCCAGGCCTGGCCGGCCCAGCCGCTCAAGGCCATCGTGCCCTTCGGCCCGGGCTCCAGCCCCGACCAGGTGGCGCGCATCGTCGGCGAAAAGGCCGGCGCCATCCTGGGCCAGAGCATCGTCATCGAGAACAAGCCGGGCGCCAGCGGCAACATCGGCACCTATGCCATCGCCAACGCCAAGCCCGACGGCTACACCTTCGGCGTGTCCATTACCGGCCCGCTGGTCAACAACACGCTGCTGTTCGACAAGCTGCCCTATGCGCCGGCTACCGACCTGGCGCCGCTGACGCTGGCGGTGCACCAGCCCAATGTGCTGGTCGTGCCCGCCTCGGCCGGCATCGACAATATCGGCCAGTTGCTGGAAGCGCTGAAGAAAAATTCGGACAAGTACAACTTCCCGTCCACGGGAGCCGGCACGGTGTCGCACCTGGCCGTGGAACTGATGCTGCAGCAGACCGGCGCGCGCGCCACCCACGTGCCCTATCCCTCGTCGCCCGCGGCGCTGACCTCGCTGTTGTCCGGCGACACACAGTTCGCCGCGCTGCCGCCCATCGCCGTCATGCCCATGGTGAAGGACGGACGCCTGAAGGCGCTGGCCGTCACCTCTTCCAGGCGCTCGGCCCTGCTGCCCGACATCCCGACGCTGGCCGAAGTCGGCGTGCCGGGAATCGAAGGCTCGGCGTGGATCGGCTTTGTGATCTCGTCCAAGGTTCCCGCCGACATCCAGAAGAAGCTGTCCGACGCGCTGATCCAGGCCATACGCGATCCCGAGGTCACCAAGCGCCTGCAGGCCCAGTTCATGGATCCCGCCGGCACCACGCCCGCCGAATTCCGCGCCTATATGGATGACGAACTCAAGCGCTGGGAGCCGCTCATCAAGAAACTGGGCATCAAGGGCCAGTAAGCCGGCGCCCGGCCACGCCTCGCAATCCACACAAGGAGAACTCGGGATGCTCATCACCGAACCCGCCCGCCAGGTTCCGCTCTACGGCGAATATGACGTCGTCGTGCTGGGCGGCGGCCCCGCCGGCCTGCTGGCCGCCGCCAGCGCCGCGCGCAACGGCGCCAGCGTGCTGCTGGTGGAACGTTACGGCTTCCTGGGAGGGATGGGCACGGCGGCCGGCGTATCCAACTTCTGCGGCCTGCACGCGAACGTCCGCGGCAATATCCGCCAGGTGGTCCACGGTATGACGGAGGACTTGCTGGACCGCATGCGGGCCTTGGACGGCCTCAACGAGCCGCATCTGATCCTGGGCAAGATCCACGCCCAGGCCTACGACATCTCGGCCTTCAAGTGCGCCGCCGACGGGCTGGTCCAGGCCAGCGGCGCGCAGGTGCTGTTCCATGCGCTGGCCACCGGCCTGGCGCGCGGCGCCGACGGCAGCGTGGATGCGCTGTTCCTGGAAACCAAGTCCGGCCGCTGCGCCGTGCGCGCCAAGGTCTATATCGATTGCTCGGGCGACGCCGACATCGCCCAATGGGGCGGCCTGCCCTTCGAAAAGGGCGACGAGCACGGCGGCATGCTTTACCCCACGCTGATGTTCAAGGTCGGCAATGTCGACGGCGCCCGCGCCCAGGAAGCCTGGAAGACCATTCCGCAGCTGATGGACCAGGCCGCGGCCAGCGGCGAATTCACCTTCCCGCGCCGCGGCGCCATCGTGCGCCCGCAAAAACATGACTACGAATGGCGGGTCAACGTCACCCAGCTGGCCAACGCCGACGGCAGCGCGGCCGACGGCACCGACGCCGATTCCCTGTCGGCCGGCGAACTCGAAGGCCGCCGCCAGATCGTGCAATACCTCGCCTTCCTGCGCGCCAAGGTGCCGGGTTTCGAGAACGCCTATGTGCTGGACATCGCACCGCAGCTGGGCATCCGCGAAACGCGCCGCATCGTCGGCGAGGCCGTCCTGAGCAAGGAAGACGTGCTGGGCTGCGCCGACTTTCCGGACAGCATCGGTGTCAACGGCTGGCCGCTGGAAATGCACACGGCCGGCGACGTGCAATGGCTCTGGCCGCCTATCCCCGAGTCCCGCGGCTATAACCAGCTGCCATTCCGCATGATGGTCCCCAAACGCGCCCCGGGCGTGGCGGGCAACGTGCTGGTGGCCGGACGCTGCGCCTCCATGACGCACGAAGGCCAGTCGGCCGCGCGCGTAAGCGGCAGCTGCTTCGTCATGGGCGAGGCCGCGGGCACGGCGGCCGCCATGGCGCTGCGCGCCGGCATCGCACCGGGCGACGTGCCCATTTCCGCCTTGCAGGCGCAGCTGTTGAAACAAGGCGTGTTCCTGGGCGGCCAGGACTGAACGGCGCGGAGGCCACATATGAACGCAACGCAAACCGATAAATCCGTGATCGTGGTGGGCGGCGGCATCGGCGGCCTGGCCGCCGCGCTGGCGCTGACCCGGCAAGGCATCGCCGTGCAGTTGCTGGAGCAGGCCGCGCACATCGGCGAAATCGGCGCCGGCATCCAGCTGGGCCCCAACGCCTTCGCGGCGCTGGACGCCCTGGGCGTGGGCCAGACCGCGCGCGCCCGCGCCGTCTTCACCGACCACATCATCATGATGGACGCGGTCGACGCCAAAGAGGTCGTGCGCATCGATACAGGCGAGGCCTTCCGCGAGCGCTTCGGCGGCCCCTACGCCGTGATCCACCGCGCCGACATCCACCTGTCCATCCTGGAGGCCGTGCAGCAGAATCCGCTGATCAGCTTTCGCACCTCCACCCAGATCGCCTCCATGTCGCAGGACGACAAGGGCGTGGAGGCCGTGGACACGCAGGGCAACCGCTATCGCGCCGACGCCGTAGTGGGCGCGGACGGCGTAAAGTCCGTGATCCGCGAACGCATGGTGGGCGACCCGGCGCGCGTGACCGGCCACGTGGTCTACCGCGCCGTGGTCGAACGCGAGAACATGCCCGAGGAGCTGCGCATCAACGCGCCGGTGCTGTGGGCCGGCCCGCACTGCCATCTGGTGCACTACCCCTTGCGCGGCGGCCAGCAATACAACCTGGTGGTGACTTTCCACAGCCGCGAACAAGAAGAATGGGGCGTGCGCGAGGGCAGCAAGGAAGAAGTGCTTTCCTACTTCCAGGGCATCCACCCGCGTCCGCACCAGATGCTGGACCGCCCCACTTCCTGGAAGCGCTGGGCCACCGCCGACCGCGAACCCGTGGAGCGCTGGGGCCAGGGCCGCGTGACCATTCTGGGCGATGCCGCCCATCCCATGACCCAATACATGGCCCAGGGCGCCTGCATGGCGCTGGAGGATGCGGTGACATTGGGCGAGGCCGTGAAGCAGTGCGGCCACGACTTGGAGGCCGCGTTCCGCCTGTACGAATCCGTCCGCATCCCGCGCAGCGCGCGGGTGGTGTGGTCCACGCGCGAAATGGGCAGGCTCTATCACGCGCGGGGCGTCGAACGCACCGTGCGCAACATGCTGTGGACTGGCCGCAGCCAGTCCCAGTTCTACGACGCGTTGCAGTGGCTGTACGGCTGGAAGGTGGAAAACTGCCTCGCGGGGCATTCCTCTCAATAGAAAAAATGCAGGCACCCAAGGAGACAACCATGAGAAAAACCGCAATCCGCGGCAGCGCCGCCCTCGCGCTTGCGCTGACCGCGTTCGCGGCCGCCGCGCAGCAGAAGCCGGTCGACATCGGCTTCATCGGCACCCTGTCCACGCCCGCCGGATACATCGGCGAAGACGAGCGCGACGCCTTCATGCTGGCCGTGAAGGAAGGCGGGGGCAAGCTGGGCGGCGTGCCGGTCAATGTGCGCGTGGAGGACGATGCGCTCAAACCCGCCAACGCCAAGCAGATCGCCGACAAGATGGTGCAGGGCGGCGTGCGGTTGTTCACCGGCATCAACTTCTCCAACGTCATGGCGGCCGTGGGGCCGACCGTGCTGAACGCGGGCGCCTTTTACGTCAGCCTGAACGCAGGCCCCTCCAACTACGCCGGCAAGGCCTGCAACCCGAACTACTTCTCGGTGGCGTTCCAGAACGATTCCTACGCCGACACCGCGGGCCTGGCCGCCAACGAGCTGGGCGCCAAGCGCGTGGTCATCATGGCGCCCAACTACCAGGCCGGACGCGATGCCGTCGCCGGCTTCAAGCGCACCTACAAAGGCGAAATCGCCGACGAGATCTACACCAAGCTGGAACAGGCCGACTTCTCGGTGGAACTGGCGCGCATCCGCTCGCTCAATCCCGACGCCATCTTCCAGTTCCACCCTGGCGGCGCCGGCATCAACCTGACCAAGCAATTCGCCAACTCCGGCCTGGCCGACAAGATCCGCATGATCACGCCCATCTACTCGATGGACGACCGCATGCTGGCCGCCACCGGCAACGCCGGCAAGGGCTTCTACCTGAGTTCGCTGTGGAGCGCGGATCTCGACAACCCGCAGAGCAAGCATTTCGTCGAAGCCTTCACCAAAGCCTACAACCGCGCACCCACCGCCTACGCGGCACAGGCCTACGACACCGCCAACCTGATCGGCTCCGCGCTGAAGGCGGTGGACGGCGACATCACCGGCCGCGCCGACGACTTCCGCAACGCGCTGCGCCGCGCCGACTTCCCCAGCGTGCGCGGCAAGTTCAAGTTCGGCTCCAACCAGCATCCGATCCAGGACTGGTACCTGTTGCACATTGAAGATGGCCCGAACGGCAAGCTGGTCTACAAGAACCTGAAGGTCATCGCCCGCGACCATACCGACGTGCACGCCGCCGACTGCAAGATGTAAGTCCGCACGACGCCCGGCGGATTGCGCGCAGTCCGCCGGGCCCACTCCACAAGGAGTCCCCATGCTGATGTTCCTGGAGCAGGTCTTGAATGGCCTGCAGTACAGCGCATTGCTGTTCCTGCTGTCGGCGGGCTTGACGCTGGTGTTCGGCATCATGAACGTCATCAACCTGACGCACGGTTCGTTCTACATGGTCGGCGCGTTCTGCGCGGCCAGCGCGGCGGCGGCCACCGGATCGTTCCTGGCCGCGCTGCTGGCGGCGCTGGCGGGCGCGGCGCTCTATGGGCTGGTGGTGGAGCTGCTGGTGATCCGCCATCTGTACCGCCGCGACCACCTGGACCAGGTGCTGGCCACGCTGGGCCTGACGCTGTTCACCAACGAGATGGTGACGGTTCTGTTCGGGCGCAGCCCGCCTTTCATGGACATTCCGCCCTTCCTGTCAGGTTCCGTGGAGATTCTGCCCGGCCTTAACTATCCCCTCATGCGGCTGGCTTTCATCGGCGCCGGCGTGCTGGTGGCGCTGGGGCTGTGGCTGCTGATCTCGCGCACGCGCGTCGGCATGCTGGTGCGCGCCGGCGCCGACGACGGCGAAATGGTCGACGCGCTGGGCGTGAACATCCAGCGCCTGTTCACGCTGATCTTCACGCTGGGCGCCCTGCTCTGCGGCTTTGCCGGCGTGATGGCGGCGCCGCTCCTGGCGGTGGAAATCGGCATGGGCGAGCGCATCCTCATCACCACGTTCGTCGTCATCGTGGTGGGCGGAGTGGGTTCGGTGCGCGGCGCGCTGGTCGGCTCGCTCATGATAGGCATGACCGATGCGTTGGGGCGCGCCTACATCCCGTTCTGGATGTCGCGGCTGCTGCCGCCAGAGCTGTCGGACTCGGCGAGTTCCAGCCTGGTCTCGGCCAGCATCTACATCCTGATGGCCATCGTGCTGCTGTTCAAGCCGCGCGGCCTGGTTCCCGCGCAGCGATAGGAACGATATCCATGACCAGAAAAACACTCGTCAACATGATCGGGCTGCTGCTGTTCGCC
The sequence above is drawn from the Achromobacter xylosoxidans genome and encodes:
- the maiA gene encoding maleylacetoacetate isomerase; protein product: MQLHSFFNSSTSYRVRIALALKGLPYEYLPVNLRKQEQRAADYVAKNPSAGVPLLIDGDTQLSQSLAIIDYLDATHPEPRLIPAGTLERARVLELSDAISCDIHPVNNMRILRYLQDVLGASEEQKNAWYHHWIREGMTAVEALLARHGHGAYCYGDAPTLADCCLVPQMANAQRMGCDLSAYPRAMRVYEYCNAQPAFQQAAPTQQPDYTK
- a CDS encoding FAD-dependent oxidoreductase: MLITEPARQVPLYGEYDVVVLGGGPAGLLAAASAARNGASVLLVERYGFLGGMGTAAGVSNFCGLHANVRGNIRQVVHGMTEDLLDRMRALDGLNEPHLILGKIHAQAYDISAFKCAADGLVQASGAQVLFHALATGLARGADGSVDALFLETKSGRCAVRAKVYIDCSGDADIAQWGGLPFEKGDEHGGMLYPTLMFKVGNVDGARAQEAWKTIPQLMDQAAASGEFTFPRRGAIVRPQKHDYEWRVNVTQLANADGSAADGTDADSLSAGELEGRRQIVQYLAFLRAKVPGFENAYVLDIAPQLGIRETRRIVGEAVLSKEDVLGCADFPDSIGVNGWPLEMHTAGDVQWLWPPIPESRGYNQLPFRMMVPKRAPGVAGNVLVAGRCASMTHEGQSAARVSGSCFVMGEAAGTAAAMALRAGIAPGDVPISALQAQLLKQGVFLGGQD
- the gtdA gene encoding gentisate 1,2-dioxygenase codes for the protein MPDGHPPGADRAAYYARIARKHMAPLWESLHNLVPREPAPRCVPAIWKYEDVRDDVMASGSLITAEEAVRRVLILENPGLPGQASITQSLYAGLQLILPGEIAPSHRHTQSALRFIVEGRGAYTAVNGERTTMHPGDFIITPSWTWHDHGNAETAEGGEPVVWLDGLDIPLLRFLDAGFAENYPSATQPVTRPEGDSMARYGHNMAPVRHQTSSGTSPIFNYPYERSREALDQLYRHGELDPWDGVKLRYLNPATGGYPMPTMATFMQFLPAGFQGKTCRSTDSTVYSVVEGRGTARIGDQEFHFGPRDVFVAPSWQPVQLAALDDATLFSYSDRPVQDALGVWREARVG
- a CDS encoding ABC transporter substrate-binding protein, which produces MRKTAIRGSAALALALTAFAAAAQQKPVDIGFIGTLSTPAGYIGEDERDAFMLAVKEGGGKLGGVPVNVRVEDDALKPANAKQIADKMVQGGVRLFTGINFSNVMAAVGPTVLNAGAFYVSLNAGPSNYAGKACNPNYFSVAFQNDSYADTAGLAANELGAKRVVIMAPNYQAGRDAVAGFKRTYKGEIADEIYTKLEQADFSVELARIRSLNPDAIFQFHPGGAGINLTKQFANSGLADKIRMITPIYSMDDRMLAATGNAGKGFYLSSLWSADLDNPQSKHFVEAFTKAYNRAPTAYAAQAYDTANLIGSALKAVDGDITGRADDFRNALRRADFPSVRGKFKFGSNQHPIQDWYLLHIEDGPNGKLVYKNLKVIARDHTDVHAADCKM
- a CDS encoding Bug family tripartite tricarboxylate transporter substrate binding protein, whose amino-acid sequence is MHKPYARRIAAHALILGLAALAPLAAAQAQAWPAQPLKAIVPFGPGSSPDQVARIVGEKAGAILGQSIVIENKPGASGNIGTYAIANAKPDGYTFGVSITGPLVNNTLLFDKLPYAPATDLAPLTLAVHQPNVLVVPASAGIDNIGQLLEALKKNSDKYNFPSTGAGTVSHLAVELMLQQTGARATHVPYPSSPAALTSLLSGDTQFAALPPIAVMPMVKDGRLKALAVTSSRRSALLPDIPTLAEVGVPGIEGSAWIGFVISSKVPADIQKKLSDALIQAIRDPEVTKRLQAQFMDPAGTTPAEFRAYMDDELKRWEPLIKKLGIKGQ
- a CDS encoding fumarylacetoacetate hydrolase family protein — protein: MSFVFDPAAPIAVPVAGSQDSFPVRRVYCVGRNYAAHAREMGFDPDREPPFFFCKPADAVVPVAEGSTLSLPYPSETANLHYEIELVAAIGKGGANISVDEALQHVWGYAVGLDMTRRDLQMKMREAGRPWELGKAFDQSAPIGPLHPAGAVKNIDQAAIWLQVNGADKQRSDIGKLIWSVAETVAYLSKYFRLEAGDLIYTGTPEGVGPVVRGDKMVGGVDGLGTLSVQMA
- a CDS encoding chorismate mutase, which gives rise to MSNQEPDTQGAPLREYTDPAYRPLCATLADVRANIDRLDDEIVRLIAERAMYVKDAARFKRDAFQVSAPARQAQVFEKARLLAERHNQGFANLDQVVDATYRAMVAAFIANEQTYFNTMKDLGDTHA
- a CDS encoding branched-chain amino acid ABC transporter permease: MLMFLEQVLNGLQYSALLFLLSAGLTLVFGIMNVINLTHGSFYMVGAFCAASAAAATGSFLAALLAALAGAALYGLVVELLVIRHLYRRDHLDQVLATLGLTLFTNEMVTVLFGRSPPFMDIPPFLSGSVEILPGLNYPLMRLAFIGAGVLVALGLWLLISRTRVGMLVRAGADDGEMVDALGVNIQRLFTLIFTLGALLCGFAGVMAAPLLAVEIGMGERILITTFVVIVVGGVGSVRGALVGSLMIGMTDALGRAYIPFWMSRLLPPELSDSASSSLVSASIYILMAIVLLFKPRGLVPAQR
- a CDS encoding 3-hydroxybenzoate 6-monooxygenase, with amino-acid sequence MNATQTDKSVIVVGGGIGGLAAALALTRQGIAVQLLEQAAHIGEIGAGIQLGPNAFAALDALGVGQTARARAVFTDHIIMMDAVDAKEVVRIDTGEAFRERFGGPYAVIHRADIHLSILEAVQQNPLISFRTSTQIASMSQDDKGVEAVDTQGNRYRADAVVGADGVKSVIRERMVGDPARVTGHVVYRAVVERENMPEELRINAPVLWAGPHCHLVHYPLRGGQQYNLVVTFHSREQEEWGVREGSKEEVLSYFQGIHPRPHQMLDRPTSWKRWATADREPVERWGQGRVTILGDAAHPMTQYMAQGACMALEDAVTLGEAVKQCGHDLEAAFRLYESVRIPRSARVVWSTREMGRLYHARGVERTVRNMLWTGRSQSQFYDALQWLYGWKVENCLAGHSSQ
- a CDS encoding LysR family transcriptional regulator; this translates as MDWTHRLRLRNLKMLLSLAQTRNISHSAAMLNTTQPGLSKWLKDLEDDIGLPLFERHARGLRPTPHGDVLIAHAQRVEAQLDRASADMAALREGGGGRVVIGASGASASDTVPLAVMKLLERMPQARVKLVEGTTDQLLAQLAQGDLDIVVGRSAPEHHDPAIRFEALYLEPIHLVARPRHPLFAIEQPSWPDLLSYRWILWPKGTPIRNAVDAALAAAGQAPPPDHVESNSVTINLTLINNSDMIGVASHRAALRFSQMRAMRIIPVRLSGFGSVAMYWREDPFRPIAVQEAMAALRSTVAEHAPGAARA